A stretch of Thermococcus bergensis DNA encodes these proteins:
- a CDS encoding DNA-directed DNA polymerase II small subunit: MDEFVRGLMSNNYLITPPAYFLLSEHYNRDFTLPELIKFAKARGTFIIDDIIAEEFLESKGIIIRPKHLEKFMTSKKPEEQYSKESEEGQTLELPEAEETSETPAFAGEITSEVAEDNAEVEISESQEAVPSEIPAAEEPPIEEKDEDAVSEFAEEVVEEVETVEEDEEAVEEFVEEESEEMEESFDTNGEENGENGEVKRKVVFEEYGVPLVAEEEVPEEEEKAYSIYADFKVSPKEGFEFIAKEIEADFNVKFDVRKVKLKPPMVKTGTTKEGEIIVRVYENYFKSRLKKIRKILRENPEVSGVIDIGKLSYINPEGDVTIIGLVNSKRETRNGYMFEVEDATGIVKVFIGKDKEDYKKAFEIMPDSVVAFKGRYSKRGMFFAEHIYLPDVPMYKREKPPLEEKVYAVLMSDIHVGSNKFCEKAFMKFLEWLNGNVNTKEEEEIVSRIKYIIIAGDVVDGIGIYPGQYNELSIPDIFDQYEALANLLSNVPEHITMFIGPGNHDAARTALPQPEFYREYAKPIYDLKNAVIISNPAVIDLHGREFLIAHGRGIEDVVSYVPNMSHHEPVKPMVELLKLRHLAPTFGGKVPIAPDSEDLLVIESVPDVVQMGHVHVLDYQIYRGVFLINSATWQGQTEFQKMVNIVPTPAKVPIIDIDTARLKTIVDFSKWCDV; the protein is encoded by the coding sequence ATGGATGAATTCGTGAGGGGATTGATGTCAAACAACTATCTGATAACTCCCCCGGCATATTTTCTTTTGTCTGAACACTACAATAGGGACTTCACACTCCCAGAGCTTATAAAATTCGCAAAGGCGAGAGGAACGTTCATAATAGATGATATTATTGCAGAAGAATTTCTGGAGTCTAAGGGAATTATAATAAGACCAAAACATCTTGAAAAGTTTATGACTAGTAAAAAACCTGAAGAGCAGTACTCGAAAGAATCGGAAGAAGGGCAGACGCTAGAACTTCCAGAAGCTGAAGAAACCTCAGAAACTCCAGCGTTTGCGGGAGAAATTACAAGCGAAGTCGCGGAGGATAATGCAGAAGTTGAAATTTCTGAAAGCCAAGAAGCAGTGCCCTCTGAAATTCCTGCTGCCGAAGAGCCCCCAATAGAGGAGAAGGATGAAGACGCCGTAAGTGAATTTGCAGAAGAAGTTGTAGAAGAAGTGGAGACAGTAGAGGAAGACGAAGAAGCTGTAGAGGAATTTGTAGAAGAAGAGTCAGAAGAGATGGAGGAGTCTTTTGACACCAACGGGGAAGAGAATGGAGAAAATGGGGAAGTTAAAAGGAAAGTCGTTTTTGAGGAGTATGGTGTTCCGCTCGTAGCTGAAGAAGAGGTGCCCGAAGAGGAAGAGAAGGCTTATTCTATTTATGCTGATTTTAAGGTTTCTCCAAAGGAAGGATTTGAGTTTATTGCCAAAGAGATAGAAGCGGACTTCAATGTTAAATTTGACGTAAGAAAAGTTAAGCTCAAGCCCCCAATGGTTAAAACCGGTACAACTAAAGAAGGAGAGATTATTGTTAGAGTTTATGAGAACTACTTCAAAAGCAGGCTGAAAAAGATAAGAAAAATACTGCGCGAGAATCCGGAGGTTTCTGGCGTTATTGATATTGGAAAACTCAGCTACATAAACCCGGAGGGAGACGTAACAATCATAGGGCTTGTAAACTCAAAGAGGGAGACAAGAAACGGTTACATGTTTGAGGTTGAAGATGCAACAGGGATAGTAAAGGTCTTCATAGGAAAAGATAAGGAGGATTACAAAAAAGCCTTTGAAATAATGCCCGACAGCGTAGTGGCGTTTAAGGGAAGGTACTCAAAAAGAGGAATGTTTTTTGCAGAGCACATTTACCTCCCCGATGTGCCGATGTATAAGAGGGAAAAGCCTCCTCTCGAAGAGAAAGTGTACGCTGTTCTGATGAGCGATATACACGTTGGGAGCAACAAATTCTGTGAAAAAGCGTTCATGAAGTTTTTAGAGTGGCTAAACGGCAACGTGAACACGAAGGAAGAAGAGGAAATAGTCAGCAGGATAAAATACATAATAATAGCCGGCGATGTTGTTGATGGAATCGGTATATATCCGGGCCAGTACAACGAACTAAGCATACCGGATATTTTTGACCAATACGAGGCCCTTGCTAACTTGCTCTCCAACGTTCCGGAGCATATAACCATGTTCATAGGGCCAGGAAATCACGATGCTGCAAGAACTGCTTTGCCGCAGCCAGAATTTTATAGGGAATACGCAAAGCCCATCTATGACCTTAAGAACGCTGTCATAATAAGCAACCCGGCCGTTATAGATTTACATGGAAGAGAGTTTCTTATTGCCCATGGTAGAGGAATAGAAGACGTTGTGAGTTACGTTCCAAATATGAGCCACCACGAGCCTGTAAAGCCTATGGTAGAGCTTTTGAAATTGAGACACCTGGCGCCAACTTTTGGAGGAAAAGTGCCCATAGCCCCGGACTCAGAGGATTTGCTTGTCATTGAGAGCGTTCCAGATGTGGTTCAGATGGGTCACGTCCACGTTTTGGACTATCAAATATATAGGGGAGTTTTCTTAATAAACTCGGCAACCTGGCAGGGTCAAACAGAATTCCAGAAGATGGTTAATATCGTCCCAACTCCGGCTAAAGTTCCGATTATAGATATCGATACCGCCCGGCTAAAGACGATAGTTGACTTTAGCAAGTGGTGTGATGTTTGA
- a CDS encoding DNA polymerase II large subunit, producing MELYSEEMKKYFESLQREIDKAYEIAKQARAQGKDPVRDIEVPQATDMAGRVESLVGPKGVAERIRALVEEYGKELAALKVVDEIIEGKFGKFESKEKLADQSVRTALAILTEGIVSAPLEGIADVKIKKNSDGTNYLAIYYAGPIRSSGGTAQALSVLVGDYVRRKLGLDRFKPTEEHVERYVEEIDLYHRAVTRLQYHPSPDEVRLAVRNIPIEITGEATDDVEVSHRNVPGVETNHLRGGAILVLAEGVLQKAKKLVKYIDKMGIDGWEWLKEFVEAKEKGGEEKKEERKSEEIKRETTEEKASVKVEKGFYYELYEKFRANIAPNSKYTKEIIGGRPLFAEPSRNGGFRLRYGRSRVSGFATWSINPAVMIMVDEFLAVGTQMKTERPGKGAVVTPATTIEGPIVKLKDGSVVRVDDYHKALELKDQVEEILYLGDALIAFGDFVENNQTLLPANYVEEWWIQEFVEAVNKVYELDLKPFQENERETVEEAADYLDLDPEFLANLLYDPITVRPSIEDAIHLSRILKIPLHPYYTLYWNTLEAEELISLQNALVNASIEWGEYRGFKYAKRVEISIDSLGKAKRYLELLGVEHKVSNGLVIIEYPWSAALLTPLANLEKKIEFKEFHTPIDLINEISEVKLRDRGISWIGARMGRPEKAKERKMKPPVHVLFPIGLAGGSSRDIYKAAQEGKTAEVEIAHFKCTNCGHVDIYPTCPKCGSEAKLLYHCPKCGFESTIDTECPKCNIEMRAYRKRKISPSELLNKAMQNVGIYTLDKLKGVMGMSSAHKIAEPLEKGILRARNDVYVFKDGTIRFDATDAPITHFKPKEIGVSVEKLRELGYTHDFEGKPLVSDEQIVELKVQDIILSKEAGNYLVKVAKFVDDLLEKFYGLPRFYNVEKMEDLIGHLVIGLAPHTSAGIIGRIIGFVDALVGYAHPYYHAAKRRNCDGDEDAVMLLLDALLNFSRYYLPEKRGGKMDAPLVVTTRLDPREVDSEVHNMDVARYYPLEFYRATYELKSPKELAGVIERVEDRLGKPEMYEGLKFTHDTEDIALGPKMSLYKQLGDMEDKVSRQLALAERIRAVNEHHVAETIINSHIVPDLRGNLRSFTRQEFRCVKCNTKYRRPPLSGKCPKCGGKIVLTVSKGAIEKYLPTAKMLVTRYNVIDYTRQRICLTEKDIKTLFQNVFPETQRTLFGFGADICERMIAERTGKVIKKNGYLDELKENGKLNNSKKEENKKEKAAKQERKEEKEKPKLKKKTKKVISLEEFFGS from the coding sequence ATGGAGCTTTACAGTGAAGAAATGAAAAAATATTTCGAATCCTTGCAGAGAGAGATTGATAAGGCCTATGAAATAGCTAAGCAAGCTAGAGCTCAAGGTAAAGACCCCGTGAGAGACATTGAGGTTCCCCAAGCGACCGATATGGCGGGAAGAGTTGAGAGTCTTGTGGGTCCAAAGGGTGTTGCGGAGAGGATAAGAGCGCTTGTGGAGGAATACGGGAAAGAGCTCGCTGCCCTCAAAGTTGTTGATGAAATAATAGAAGGAAAATTCGGAAAGTTTGAGAGCAAAGAGAAGCTTGCCGATCAATCCGTGAGAACCGCGTTGGCTATTCTTACTGAAGGTATTGTTTCCGCTCCGCTCGAAGGAATAGCTGATGTTAAAATAAAGAAAAATTCAGATGGAACTAATTACTTGGCAATCTATTATGCTGGGCCAATTAGAAGCAGCGGAGGAACGGCACAGGCTTTGAGTGTTCTTGTTGGAGACTACGTTAGAAGAAAGCTTGGTCTTGACAGGTTTAAGCCAACTGAAGAGCACGTGGAGAGATATGTTGAGGAGATAGACCTCTATCACAGGGCTGTTACAAGGCTGCAGTATCATCCATCACCGGATGAAGTTCGTTTAGCTGTTAGAAACATCCCAATAGAGATTACCGGAGAAGCCACGGATGATGTAGAGGTGAGTCACAGAAACGTCCCAGGAGTTGAAACAAATCATCTGAGGGGAGGAGCGATCCTTGTTTTGGCGGAGGGTGTCCTCCAGAAGGCAAAGAAGCTCGTAAAGTACATAGATAAAATGGGTATTGATGGCTGGGAATGGCTGAAGGAGTTCGTTGAGGCGAAGGAGAAGGGTGGCGAAGAAAAGAAAGAAGAAAGGAAAAGTGAAGAAATAAAACGGGAGACGACAGAAGAAAAGGCCTCTGTGAAAGTTGAGAAAGGCTTCTATTACGAACTCTACGAGAAGTTTAGAGCAAACATCGCTCCAAATTCAAAATATACAAAGGAGATAATAGGTGGAAGGCCTCTATTTGCTGAACCCTCAAGAAACGGTGGCTTCAGGCTTCGCTATGGAAGGAGCAGAGTAAGCGGATTCGCAACGTGGAGCATAAATCCAGCGGTCATGATAATGGTTGACGAGTTCCTAGCTGTAGGAACCCAAATGAAGACCGAAAGACCTGGAAAGGGCGCCGTTGTAACTCCAGCCACTACCATTGAAGGTCCTATTGTAAAGTTAAAAGATGGAAGCGTAGTGAGAGTTGACGATTATCACAAGGCCCTTGAGCTGAAGGATCAGGTGGAAGAGATTCTGTACCTTGGAGATGCGCTAATAGCTTTTGGAGACTTCGTGGAGAACAACCAGACACTTTTGCCTGCCAATTATGTTGAAGAGTGGTGGATTCAGGAGTTCGTTGAAGCGGTAAACAAAGTTTATGAGCTTGACCTCAAGCCCTTCCAGGAAAACGAGCGGGAAACCGTGGAAGAAGCTGCAGATTACCTCGACCTAGACCCAGAATTTCTGGCAAATCTTCTTTATGACCCGATTACCGTTAGGCCCTCAATTGAAGATGCCATACATCTCTCTCGCATCCTCAAGATACCCCTCCACCCATACTACACCCTTTACTGGAATACCTTGGAGGCTGAGGAGCTAATTTCCCTTCAAAACGCTCTAGTAAATGCCAGCATAGAGTGGGGAGAGTATAGAGGGTTCAAATACGCAAAGAGGGTTGAAATTTCCATAGACTCCCTTGGAAAAGCCAAGAGGTACCTGGAGCTCCTTGGGGTTGAGCATAAAGTCTCTAATGGGCTTGTTATAATTGAATATCCGTGGTCAGCCGCGCTGCTAACTCCTCTGGCAAATTTAGAGAAAAAAATCGAATTCAAAGAGTTCCACACTCCCATAGACTTGATAAACGAGATAAGTGAGGTTAAACTCAGGGACAGGGGAATCAGCTGGATAGGAGCAAGAATGGGGAGGCCGGAAAAGGCAAAAGAGAGAAAAATGAAGCCCCCTGTCCATGTTCTCTTCCCGATAGGATTAGCGGGAGGAAGTTCGAGAGATATTTACAAAGCAGCCCAGGAAGGAAAAACAGCTGAAGTTGAAATAGCGCACTTCAAATGCACAAACTGCGGCCATGTGGATATCTACCCCACATGTCCTAAATGCGGAAGCGAGGCTAAGCTACTCTACCACTGTCCCAAATGCGGCTTTGAATCGACAATCGACACGGAATGTCCTAAGTGTAATATAGAGATGAGAGCATACCGCAAGAGAAAAATCAGCCCTTCAGAGCTTTTGAACAAGGCAATGCAGAATGTCGGAATTTATACCCTCGACAAGCTCAAGGGCGTAATGGGTATGAGCTCCGCCCATAAGATAGCAGAACCTCTCGAAAAAGGAATACTAAGGGCAAGAAACGACGTCTACGTCTTTAAAGACGGCACAATAAGGTTTGACGCCACGGATGCGCCAATAACCCACTTCAAACCCAAGGAAATAGGGGTAAGCGTTGAGAAGCTAAGGGAGCTCGGTTATACACACGATTTTGAGGGCAAGCCCCTTGTAAGCGATGAACAAATAGTTGAGCTCAAGGTTCAGGATATAATCCTCTCAAAAGAGGCTGGAAACTACCTTGTCAAGGTTGCTAAGTTTGTTGATGATTTGCTCGAAAAGTTCTACGGACTGCCGAGGTTCTACAACGTTGAGAAGATGGAAGATCTAATAGGACATCTCGTGATTGGTTTAGCCCCTCACACTTCAGCCGGAATTATTGGACGGATTATTGGGTTTGTTGACGCTCTTGTAGGCTATGCTCACCCGTATTATCACGCTGCAAAGAGGAGGAACTGCGACGGCGACGAGGACGCAGTTATGCTCCTCCTCGATGCTCTGCTCAACTTCTCGCGCTATTACTTGCCAGAGAAGCGCGGTGGAAAGATGGACGCTCCGCTGGTAGTTACGACGCGTTTAGACCCAAGGGAAGTTGATAGTGAAGTTCACAATATGGATGTAGCAAGGTACTACCCGTTAGAGTTTTACAGGGCAACTTACGAGCTCAAATCTCCAAAAGAGCTCGCTGGAGTCATTGAGAGGGTAGAGGATCGCTTAGGCAAGCCAGAGATGTACGAGGGGTTGAAGTTTACCCATGATACCGAGGACATAGCTTTAGGTCCAAAAATGAGCCTCTACAAGCAGTTGGGGGATATGGAAGATAAGGTGAGCAGACAGTTGGCTCTAGCGGAACGTATTAGAGCGGTAAACGAACATCACGTCGCTGAAACTATAATAAACTCCCACATAGTGCCGGATTTAAGAGGAAACCTGAGGAGCTTTACAAGGCAGGAGTTCAGGTGTGTGAAATGCAACACCAAATACCGGAGACCACCTCTGAGTGGAAAATGTCCGAAGTGCGGTGGTAAGATAGTGCTTACAGTCTCAAAGGGAGCTATTGAGAAATATCTCCCGACAGCAAAGATGCTGGTTACCCGCTACAATGTTATAGACTACACAAGACAGAGAATCTGCCTGACGGAGAAAGACATAAAGACGCTCTTCCAAAACGTCTTCCCGGAAACTCAAAGAACACTCTTTGGTTTTGGAGCTGACATTTGTGAGAGAATGATAGCGGAAAGAACGGGAAAGGTAATAAAGAAGAATGGATATCTCGATGAGCTAAAAGAAAACGGTAAATTAAACAACTCCAAAAAGGAAGAGAACAAAAAGGAAAAAGCTGCAAAACAAGAAAGAAAAGAGGAAAAAGAAAAGCCCAAGCTCAAGAAAAAGACCAAGAAGGTCATTAGCCTTGAGGAGTTTTTCGGCAGCTAA
- a CDS encoding RING finger protein: protein MKLVPSVAYLRIQRQFYVGYSMALAGWIGEHLVIRKALPKPSFVDRALKKLGFSLVGEDIGDDEYSYFFKRKDIGISAFFEPSNDLLFLQIYPLKKRLSSGVSVRAQYIEFYDQFVVSIEPAQKLPAGIRSLGINPLILEDYYPVSTPYWGMVHEDWENDLKMLVMRDEIFEELERNEYRCPICFSELSVEDGYLKCHTCGFLYTAESEFENVISKFSLGIGEEEIIF, encoded by the coding sequence ATGAAATTAGTGCCTAGTGTGGCTTACCTTAGAATCCAGCGGCAGTTTTATGTGGGTTATTCGATGGCATTAGCCGGATGGATAGGGGAGCATCTGGTTATTCGTAAGGCCCTTCCGAAGCCTTCTTTTGTTGACAGGGCTTTGAAAAAGCTTGGCTTTTCTCTCGTGGGTGAAGACATTGGTGATGATGAATATTCCTATTTCTTTAAGAGAAAAGATATAGGAATTTCTGCATTTTTTGAACCCTCAAACGACCTGCTGTTTCTTCAGATATATCCCCTCAAAAAGAGGCTTTCCTCTGGTGTGAGCGTAAGGGCCCAGTACATAGAGTTCTACGACCAGTTCGTTGTTTCAATCGAGCCCGCACAAAAGCTTCCGGCTGGAATACGAAGTCTGGGCATTAACCCCTTGATCCTTGAGGACTACTACCCGGTATCAACCCCCTATTGGGGGATGGTGCACGAGGACTGGGAAAACGACTTAAAGATGCTGGTTATGAGAGATGAGATATTCGAAGAGCTCGAGAGAAATGAGTACCGCTGTCCAATTTGCTTTTCTGAGCTGAGTGTGGAGGATGGTTATTTGAAATGCCACACCTGCGGATTCCTATATACGGCTGAAAGCGAGTTTGAGAATGTCATATCAAAGTTCTCATTGGGTATTGGGGAGGAAGAGATTATCTTTTAG
- a CDS encoding HAD family hydrolase: protein MVRLISFDVWNTLLDINVMIENLVKALSELLGVSEKEIMENILKTREEIKKIRKSQSGNPEKALEESQELLAKALGVDVEIVKRAAAKATLTVDESIVLPGVKEALKELHGKYIITTTGNVMFWPSSYTRLILEKFGLANYITKQFYSDEIKAYKPMKEAFLAPLKYFNVSPSEAIHIGDTKAEDFEGALKAGMYACWINPEAEKVERIHERGFVVRETKDLLKVLSQL, encoded by the coding sequence ATGGTAAGGCTAATCTCCTTCGATGTCTGGAACACCCTTCTTGACATAAACGTTATGATTGAAAACCTTGTAAAAGCCCTATCAGAGCTTCTGGGAGTTTCTGAGAAGGAGATTATGGAAAATATCCTCAAAACAAGGGAGGAAATAAAAAAGATTAGAAAGTCCCAAAGCGGCAACCCGGAAAAAGCCCTTGAAGAAAGTCAGGAGCTCCTTGCAAAGGCCCTCGGAGTCGACGTTGAAATAGTGAAGAGGGCTGCGGCAAAAGCAACTCTGACCGTTGATGAAAGCATAGTGCTCCCGGGCGTTAAAGAGGCCCTTAAAGAGCTCCACGGAAAGTACATTATAACAACAACGGGCAACGTAATGTTCTGGCCCTCCTCGTACACAAGGCTCATTTTAGAGAAGTTTGGATTAGCCAATTACATAACCAAGCAGTTCTACTCCGACGAGATTAAAGCCTACAAGCCCATGAAAGAAGCCTTCTTAGCTCCATTGAAATATTTCAACGTCTCTCCAAGCGAGGCAATACACATCGGTGACACCAAAGCAGAGGACTTCGAAGGAGCATTAAAGGCTGGAATGTATGCATGCTGGATAAATCCAGAAGCAGAAAAAGTCGAGAGGATTCACGAGAGGGGCTTTGTAGTTAGAGAAACGAAGGATTTGCTGAAAGTGCTCTCTCAACTTTGA
- the argF gene encoding ornithine carbamoyltransferase produces MVVSLAGRDILCLQDFTREEIETILKTAEMMKIWNKIGKPHRVLEGKTLAMIFQKPSTRTRISFEVGIYQLGGYGLYLNAQDLQLRRGETIADTARVLSRYVDGIMARVFDHQDVVDLAKYASVPVINGLSDFAHPCQALADYMTIKEKKGRIEGLKVVYVGDGNNVAHSLMIAGTKLGANVVVATPEGYEPDPKVIKWAEENSAESGGSFELLHDPIKAVKDADVIYTDVWASMGQEAEAEQRRKIFMPFQVNKELVKHAKKDYIFMHCLPAHRGEEVTDDVIDSPNSVVWDQAENRLHAQKAAMALIMGGIKV; encoded by the coding sequence ATGGTAGTGAGCTTAGCCGGAAGGGATATCCTCTGCCTTCAAGACTTTACAAGAGAAGAAATTGAGACAATTCTCAAAACAGCTGAAATGATGAAAATCTGGAACAAGATTGGAAAGCCACATCGCGTTCTTGAGGGTAAAACCCTCGCTATGATCTTCCAGAAGCCTTCCACAAGAACAAGAATAAGCTTTGAGGTTGGAATCTACCAACTTGGTGGATATGGGTTATATCTAAATGCCCAAGATTTGCAGTTGAGAAGGGGAGAAACGATAGCAGACACCGCGAGAGTTCTAAGCAGATATGTGGACGGAATAATGGCGAGAGTTTTTGACCACCAGGACGTTGTTGACCTTGCAAAATACGCTAGTGTTCCAGTCATAAACGGTCTCAGCGACTTTGCACACCCATGCCAGGCTTTGGCTGACTACATGACCATAAAAGAAAAGAAGGGAAGAATTGAAGGTCTCAAAGTTGTCTACGTTGGCGATGGAAACAACGTCGCTCACTCCCTAATGATAGCCGGAACCAAGCTTGGGGCTAATGTGGTGGTTGCCACCCCAGAGGGCTACGAGCCAGATCCAAAAGTTATCAAGTGGGCTGAGGAAAATTCCGCCGAAAGCGGTGGGAGCTTTGAGCTCCTCCACGACCCGATTAAAGCTGTTAAAGATGCCGATGTAATCTACACCGATGTCTGGGCCTCAATGGGACAGGAAGCGGAGGCTGAGCAGAGGAGAAAGATATTCATGCCATTCCAAGTTAACAAAGAGCTCGTAAAGCATGCAAAGAAGGACTACATCTTTATGCACTGCCTCCCGGCACACAGGGGAGAGGAAGTCACCGACGACGTCATAGACTCACCAAACAGCGTGGTCTGGGATCAAGCAGAGAACAGGTTACATGCTCAAAAGGCAGCCATGGCTCTTATAATGGGCGGCATAAAGGTTTGA